The sequence CGTCTCCACGATGAAAAACGGGTCGTTGAAAGGGGTAAATCCGTGGTCAGGTTGACTGGAGTTGTGTCGTGGCTGTAGGTACTCTTTTTCATCCCTGAACTCCGGCAGCGTCTCCAGGCAGAAAATGACAATAGAAATGACTATAACCAAGACTGACACGACTGCTATCCCCCTGGCAGGACTGGAGCTCTCCGGATACTCAAAAAGCAGCCAAATTTGGCGCTTGAACTCGTCCTCAGGCAGAggtttttcctcctctttgacAAAACCCTCATCCTCCCGAAACTTGAGTATCGCCTCCTCCCCGAGTTCATAAAACTTCACCTCCTCGGAGAAGATGTCAAACGGGACGTTGACTGGTCTTTTCAACCGCCCCCCTGACTGGTAATAGTAAAGAATGGCGTCAAAACTTGGTCGGTTCCGGTCGAAGAAGTATTCGTTCCTCAGCGGGTCGAAGTACCTGATACGCTTGTCGGGGTCTCCCAGGAGAGTGTCCGGGAACTGAGTGAGAGTCTTGAGCTGAGTTTCAAACTTCAGACCCGACACGTTGATGACAACTCTCTCGCAGCAGCCGCACTCGCTGTAAACATTTTCGTATCCGGACTGAGGGCGCCTGTCAGTGATCGAGACggtctcctcctcatcatccatGTTACACAGAAAACTCGACCTTTTGCTTCCCCggtccccctcctcctcctcctcttcctcggcTCCCTcggcctcttcctcctctatcaTGATGTCCTCCTCGGATCCGAGCAGCGCCAGCTCCGAGTGGCGCAGGTCCCCGCCGAGAGTCGTCCGGCTGCGTCTCCACCGTCCGACGCCGCGCTGCTTTTTCCGCTCTCTGAGaaccctctgctgctgctcggGCTCCTGCTGGTGCTGTGGCGGCTgcgaggaggaggcggaggtggaggaggaggaggggcgcGAGGCGGTACCGCCGCTGCTGATGTTGGCGTTCGAGGAGGAGGCGGCGCGAGACTGATGCTGGCGGTTGTTAAGGAGATGAGCGCtcgaggaggaggtggaggtggaccCCCCaacgccgccgccgccgccgccactgccaccaccaccgccgccgccgccaccgccgcctCCTCCCTCCGCGCCGGACCCACCTTCGGCAGCGGCCGCTGCAGCCGCCGCTCTCGTATGGGCAACCTGGCGCTCCCTCTCGCGCTCCCTCTCCCGTGCGCGAGCTTGGGCATATCCGTAAGGCAGGTGACTATTGCACCCGCCGTCCGCACCCACCATGGCAAACTCCATTTTAAGTCAATGAGCGGTTCGGTCCGTGAGCGCTATAGTAACCGCCTCAGGGCGATGTGGATGCAGGCCAGAGGATAAAAGTTGCTGCTCAGCGCGCGCAGAGCGAGAAAATGAGGCATCAACCGGTTCGACCAATCAGTGCTGAATATGAGTCAGAATAACAAACACACCTCAATTAGGTCCATGTTGAGCGCAGTCCATGTGGTTACTTACATGATAGGAGATACTGATCAGCCTATCTTCCCGTTTAGACACAGGCCTCCAGTATTTTATGACATCATTACCATAACCAAAAAATGTAAGGGCCGGTGGCATAGCCTGTTACGCAGACGCTCTGTGTCCAACTTGCAGCGCCCCTTTATTTGTTCAGCATTATAAATCACCAAGTCAACAAGCGACACCAAAACAGTCTCTCCTTGGTTTCTCCGGTGCCCATCAGGTGGTTAATTTCTTCAGGACCAGGGCTTGCGCCCAAATGCGTCTTTTGATCCTCCATGGTCACTCCTGGTTGCCATTTTATgtgatgagataaaaaaaaaaaaaaaaaaactggatccTTGCTGTTATATTATGGAGCTCCGGTGAATCTGAATGACTTTATTCCTTTGACGCTCTCTGGAGCTGcgagaaaaagagaagacaagagaaaaCAGCAGTTGGGTTAatggcaaaaaataaaataaaaaatgatgtatTCATGTCCGTTGTTTTGGCGACGCTTTAGTCCAGGATATTACGCATCTTTTGCAATGTGAGGCAGTAAAACTTAATTGggatattattattagtatcattgttattattgagTGGACGTTAATGTAGGATATTCGGAAATGAATGCATGGAGGACATTTATGTTTAGAACAGACATTACGCACGAAATTTTCAGCTCATTAAAATAGCCTCCCTTCATTCTGACATTCATACTTACATCTGAAAAGGGGGGCAAACGAAATTGCCTCAGCCCCCCTACAAACAAATctgctggaggaagaggaggaggtaggcTAGGTGAGGATGCAGTTCTTCGCTTTTGCCCAAATTCCCGTCTTGATTTTGGGGGGTAATATCACTAATCCCTCGTCGTAACCAACCAGCGACCATATCATCCACTATGTACATCCGTGCTCTGACGCACTCTGAGGAGGACACTTTTTGGCTGCGTCTCGACGTCTTGTCTCAATTCAACAGGATCTGTTGCCACTTCAGCCCCCGTTTCTGCTGCATCGCTCCTGGTACTGGCAGCAATAATGATCATTTAAGgagagtgggaaaaaaaaagaagaagaagaagaagaagaagaagaagaagcaggtgTGCAAGCAGCGAGTTGGCATCAATGACAGCTCCACACGGTCACGGCGAAAAGACGCGAGGGTGGGTAAAAGTTTACCTTCACGCAGGCGAGGGGAAATGGCCCCATGGTTAAGTCTGAGCAtcacacatctgtctgtctgccgcTGTAGCCCTACCTATACTCCTGTATCCCtcccattgtgtgtgtgtgtgtgtgtgtgtgtgatgatggaGAGCCTCGGTGAGAAAGTCGTCCGTGTACCGCAGCGCGTGCAGGCGGTGCTCGGTCCTCCCCCAGTGGATGCAGCCGGTCACTGCGCACCGTGCTGCAGTCTCACACCGGAGCCTCCTCTGCCCTTCATCATCAATGCTGGGTGGCAACCGGTGTCCTTACCCCCAAAAAAGTAATACATTACTCTCCATGTATTCCTAAAATAACGTCGCTACTTGTAACTCACCGGTAATAGAGCGTAAATGGTTGTTGCACGTGCAGTTTTTCAGTTAAATCCACCCTCCCAACACACCAAAacactgtctgtttttgtcctgttttagttttagaaaaATATTCTGGAGAAAAACGTGGATGCAGACTTTAGTAATGCTCAGAAATCTGTATTGAACCCTTTTCAACATTATGCCATAATAAGATAACTGTAACCAAGAGTATCCACACACAGTAAAGATTTCACCTGAACCTGCACAAATAGATAAAGTTACCATCAAACATATTAAGTCCAGTGGATAATCAGACCTCAATGGTCAGTGAATTCAAAGTAATGAAGAAAATTGAGCCCACAAATACACTTTTTAGGCACTTCTATCCAcctaaacacaacaaacataaagcTTCTTAACTCATTACACAATATTTCTTCAAACCTCCATTATTAACTGTTTTGGACTTCATTTTGCATCAAAATCCTGATATTTCGGCTTCTTATGTGAATAAACAGGGAAACTGTTAATATTTTAGTGCTATTTGATTAAGTAATGGGGAAACCGAAGGTGAATGGCACCCGTTTCAAAAATTCATTAATTCTTTCATACATTTATAACCCTTTTCTGTGCAGTACAATCCTGGAATAGTTCAGCCAGTCGTTCCTGAAGCCCGAGAGAGAAGAAACCCTGGAATGTTAGGATGTAAAGTCAGCAGTTGCACCACAGTCAAGTAATGAGCTGTTACAATACAGCTGTTACACCACTGCAGTGGAAAACGATCTTTCACTAAACCCTGGTGGTATAAAACATTGCAGTATTAAGACGTGAGACATTAGTGGCAAACAGAacttgtaaaataataataccaCCTTAGACataactaaactaaaaatctgCATGTGATCCGATTACATTGGAAATGAAagactttttttgtaaatattctTTTTTGCCAGCGGCATACAAAACATTTCCAAGTGTCGTTCCAGAGAAAAATGAATACTTCACTCTAGGGTTGTTAGGGATTTTTCTCTGAAAGGTACAAGCTGTAATTCCcatgtaaacaaaacaaccaaaattCAAGTTGATTTTTCACTAGACAATCACTAAACTTAAGTTACTCACGACTTCTAATCTGTTgcaggtttgtttacatcattaaTGTTTGTGAACACAGCGGAAAAAGTGGTAATTACTCCATAATTATCAGttgacaaacagacaaactgcaGAATATGACTCATTAAGACAATCTCTTTAATTACAAATATGTCTGTTTCTATGGAAAACAAACCAGGATGGGGTCTGAGAAATGGTGCGTTTCTTAATTGGTAACTGCAGTATTTTCATTGACAGTGGCGCATTAACTCATTATTGTAATGAACATACAGCAGTGCAATATAATACAGAATTACATTACCACCCACCACTGGCAGTAAGGTGTTTGCAATATGAGGGTGTCATGTCATAACCAGAAGCTCTGAGGTTCAGTCCAGAGGTTCAACCAGGAAATATGTGCCCCTAAACTCATCCTCATATGACCATTATCACAATTATCCACTCATGTTCAGTCCAAATGCAACATCacattcctcctctctgttccaCTTTGCCTCTGAAAACACAGCCGTTGTATCATATTTTTGCTAAAGTTTCAGCCAAATCTCTCTTGGTTCAGGTCCAGAGTTGGTGggaaataaaagtataaaacattCATAAATCTTCACTTCAGGATAACAGCAAGTCTTTTAGAGGCCAGACACTTAAGGGGCCCAGCCATCATCAGGTACCCGGTAAAATTACAACAGCAGAGAGACTGCAGTATCTGAGAAAGTGTCacccaaaatgacaaaaacataatgaaCATATTGTAACTGCAGTACCTAAGACAACAACAGCTTGATTCAGATAATTAAAAACTGTAGTGCTGCAATTCATAATTACAACTCATCATCTCACATTAAATGAGCTTATAAGAGGAACAGCAGAAGACTTTATTCTCTAAGTTCTTCATCTTTCACGATTTTTGAAATCAAGAATGACAACAGTCCCCGTCTCAGAGCGTTACACAACAAGTCGTCTAACAAATGACTGTGCTCAGGTATTAATTAGTCAAACAATGCATTACTATTGAAAAAGCAATTAAGAATGCATTACTTTTTTGAATAATGAGTATTGAAAACCACAGACAAATCATTATAATGAATATTATGGTTATTTGTCATTAATGTACCTTCAATAGACCATACAGGTATAAGCCACAGCTTTATGACACTTCAAAAGACAAGCTTGTTTACACAGTTACTAATATGATTTTTTGATAGTGACCAGGCAATTACAACATCAAAAGGTCTGCGCTAAagactgtaaaatatataaagaactGTTGCAGAGTCTTTAAACAGTCTTTTAAGTAATGTAGCATATTTAATGCTGTAATATTGCTTCATAGGAGCAACTGTTTTGTGCACAGAGAGGCACATCTGTTGGGAAACCAGCTACACTGAGTTTTAAAATCCAGATATTTCAGCACCTGGCAAGGTAAATTTTGAGTCACTGTTCCTGATCAACCACTCTATTGCCACCACAGATTTATTTGGATCATTTTGCGCTATGAGGTAGAAGAGGTCTTATTCATCGCACCTTTGAAATCTCTCAGGTTTAATTTGATTGTGCAGATAATTGGTTTTTCTGCAGGTGCCACAGTAGGCCTGATGCTGTGATACTCAGCAGTTAGTAGATATATCCCCATCCAGTCCAGTCCATTTGGTTCAAACTATCCTTATGACTCAAACACTCTAATTAGGACAAGAACGGCCTGTTATTCCAGACTCTGAAATCACCAGATACAATATTCCTCTAAGGAATCATTCCCTAAGGTGCTTTTTAAACCTCTAGTTGTAATATTCCCAGAGGGATATTTTTTGGTTGCTTGTGCAGTCTCTTTCTAAAATGTATTACAAAATCACCTCTTTTTCATAAGAGGGAATCTAAAACAAT comes from Thunnus maccoyii chromosome 1, fThuMac1.1, whole genome shotgun sequence and encodes:
- the kcna4 gene encoding potassium voltage-gated channel subfamily A member 1 — encoded protein: MEFAMVGADGGCNSHLPYGYAQARARERERERERQVAHTRAAAAAAAAEGGSGAEGGGGGGGGGGGGGSGGGGGGVGGSTSTSSSSAHLLNNRQHQSRAASSSNANISSGGTASRPSSSSTSASSSQPPQHQQEPEQQQRVLRERKKQRGVGRWRRSRTTLGGDLRHSELALLGSEEDIMIEEEEAEGAEEEEEEEGDRGSKRSSFLCNMDDEEETVSITDRRPQSGYENVYSECGCCERVVINVSGLKFETQLKTLTQFPDTLLGDPDKRIRYFDPLRNEYFFDRNRPSFDAILYYYQSGGRLKRPVNVPFDIFSEEVKFYELGEEAILKFREDEGFVKEEEKPLPEDEFKRQIWLLFEYPESSSPARGIAVVSVLVIVISIVIFCLETLPEFRDEKEYLQPRHNSSQPDHGFTPFNDPFFIVETVCIIWFSFEIIVRFFASPSKPAFFKNIMNSIDIVSILPYFITLGTDLAQHQGNGQQAMSFAILRIIRLVRVFRIFKLSRHSKGLQILGHTLRASMRELALLIFFLVIGVILFSSAVYFAEADEPTSQFTSIPDAFWWAVVTMTTVGYGDMKPITVGGKIVGSLCAIAGVLTIALPVPVIVSNFNYFYHRETDNEDQTPVVESMPPGCPYFPDFLRKFKGSPSGSSLGDKAEYMEMEEGVTESLCGLDKSPSKGNGTDISRKNSTNSKSIQTDV